A genomic window from Pirellulales bacterium includes:
- a CDS encoding class I SAM-dependent methyltransferase produces MPPQQPPTAPPQQTPTAPQRRKNVVNMLLEDRSIERVSSDEYRDKVRSVYAGPKGALLATCSFLSLHKPLGERLLRERKFDLHGCRQILDVGSGAGQIAGHLLKYADRDAQITCIDLSPEMLRRARRILKSTWPRFVVADLSRLPLADEMFDCVTCGYVLEHLPDPRIGLAELARVMVRGGKMLLLTTEDSFGGAWTSRIWCCRTYNRAELLRVCHELGLIPRKELWFTQVHKLFRAGGICVELVKE; encoded by the coding sequence ATGCCGCCGCAACAGCCACCGACGGCTCCGCCGCAACAAACACCCACGGCCCCGCAGCGCCGCAAAAACGTCGTAAATATGCTCCTGGAAGACCGCTCGATCGAGCGCGTCAGTTCCGATGAATATCGCGACAAAGTGCGCAGCGTCTACGCCGGACCAAAGGGAGCCCTGCTGGCCACGTGCAGCTTTCTTTCGCTGCACAAGCCGCTCGGCGAACGGCTGCTGCGCGAACGAAAATTCGATCTGCATGGTTGCCGGCAGATCTTGGATGTCGGCAGCGGCGCCGGCCAGATCGCCGGACATCTGCTGAAATACGCCGATCGCGATGCCCAGATCACCTGCATCGATCTGTCGCCGGAAATGCTTCGCCGGGCGCGGCGGATTTTGAAAAGCACTTGGCCGCGATTCGTCGTGGCCGATCTTTCGCGGTTGCCGCTGGCCGATGAGATGTTCGATTGCGTCACGTGCGGCTATGTACTCGAGCATTTGCCAGATCCGCGGATCGGGTTGGCCGAGCTGGCGCGGGTGATGGTTCGCGGCGGCAAGATGCTATTGCTCACGACCGAAGACAGTTTTGGCGGAGCTTGGACGAGTCGCATCTGGTGTTGCCGCACTTACAATCGCGCGGAGCTGCTGCGTGTTTGCCACGAGCTGGGGTTAATCCCGCGGAAGGAACTGTGGTTCACGCAGGTTCACAAGCTCTTCCGCGCCGGCGGAATTTGCGTCGAGCTTGTGAAAGAGTGA
- a CDS encoding aspartate carbamoyltransferase catalytic subunit: MSIATFEIGAVPAAWTRRHLLDLESLSADEINIILDTAVAMREATGGCQQKLPLLSGKTFANLFFENSTRTRTSFSLAARRLGGDTIDFSASGSSLSKGETFIDTGRNIEAMGVDVVVVRHSTPGTPQLLAQNLSCSVVNAGDGSHEHPTQGLLDILTIRQRAGRIAGLTVALVGDIAHSRTARSNIWGLKKLGAHVIVCGPSTLVSRRWEELGIEVSYKLDDILPRCDVLNLLRIQFERQSTRPFPSVREYALLYTMNRERLARAKQDILVLAPGPINRGVEVTPDVADGPHSLILEQVTNGLAVRMAVLWLITGVGSE; encoded by the coding sequence ATGAGCATCGCCACGTTCGAAATCGGCGCCGTCCCGGCGGCTTGGACGCGACGTCATCTGTTGGATCTCGAAAGTCTTTCGGCCGACGAAATTAACATAATCCTCGACACCGCCGTGGCGATGCGCGAGGCCACCGGCGGCTGCCAACAGAAATTGCCGCTGCTTTCGGGCAAAACGTTTGCCAACCTGTTTTTCGAGAATTCGACGCGCACGCGGACGAGTTTTTCGCTCGCGGCCCGGCGGCTCGGCGGCGACACGATCGATTTTTCCGCTTCCGGCTCGAGCCTTTCGAAGGGCGAAACGTTTATCGACACGGGGCGAAACATCGAGGCGATGGGCGTCGATGTCGTCGTCGTTCGGCACAGCACGCCCGGCACTCCGCAATTGCTGGCCCAGAATCTAAGCTGCTCGGTCGTCAACGCCGGCGACGGCTCGCACGAACATCCCACGCAAGGCCTGCTCGATATTCTCACCATCCGCCAGCGAGCCGGCCGCATTGCCGGTCTCACGGTCGCCTTGGTGGGCGACATCGCTCATAGCCGCACCGCAAGGTCGAACATCTGGGGACTGAAAAAGCTCGGGGCGCATGTGATCGTTTGCGGGCCGTCCACGCTGGTGTCGCGGCGGTGGGAAGAATTGGGCATCGAAGTGTCGTACAAGCTCGACGACATTTTGCCGCGGTGCGATGTGCTCAATCTGTTGCGGATTCAATTCGAGCGGCAATCGACGCGGCCGTTTCCTTCGGTTCGAGAATACGCTCTCCTCTATACGATGAACCGCGAGCGATTGGCCCGCGCGAAACAAGATATTTTGGTGTTGGCGCCCGGGCCCATCAATCGCGGAGTTGAAGTGACGCCCGACGTGGCCGATGGCCCGCATTCGCTGATCCTTGAACAAGTGACCAACGGCTTGGCAGTGCGGATGGCAGTGTTATGGCTAATCACCGGCGTCGGAAGCGAATAA
- a CDS encoding dihydroorotase: MPSLLIKNGRVIDPSQRMDRITNLLVRDGKIAAYDVLPNGQDVVVDAAGKIVSPGLIDMHVHLREPGREEDETIATGTAAALAGGFTSVACIPNTEPPIDTQATVEFVRHQAARADNCNVFVVACVSKGREGKQLAEIGQLVEAGAVAFSDDGAPVYDSELMRRAFEYCLMFDKPILNHAEVRELTVGGVMHEGLVSLLLGLPGMPAAAEDVMVGRDISLAQATGGRIHVMHVSSAGSVELIRRAKSRGVRVTTEVCPHHFVLTDKSLRTFDSNFKMSPPLRDSHDVDTCIAGLADGTIDCIVTDHAPHAREKKMLELDKAPFGIVGLETSLALVATWLIEPGHLDWPTALAKMTINPARVLGIDKGTLAIGADADITVIDPDVRWTIDPERFRSKSINTPFAGWNLRGRADTVIVGGRIKFTARDAV, encoded by the coding sequence ATGCCCTCGCTTCTCATCAAGAATGGCCGCGTGATTGATCCCAGCCAACGCATGGATCGAATTACCAATCTGTTGGTGCGCGATGGCAAGATCGCTGCGTATGATGTGCTGCCGAACGGACAAGATGTCGTTGTCGATGCCGCCGGCAAGATCGTGTCGCCGGGCCTGATCGACATGCACGTGCATCTCCGCGAGCCGGGACGCGAAGAAGACGAGACAATCGCCACGGGCACGGCCGCCGCTTTGGCCGGCGGATTTACCAGCGTCGCCTGCATTCCGAACACGGAGCCCCCGATCGACACGCAAGCAACCGTCGAGTTTGTCCGCCATCAAGCCGCACGGGCCGACAATTGCAATGTGTTCGTCGTGGCCTGCGTCAGCAAAGGGCGCGAAGGGAAACAACTCGCCGAGATCGGACAGTTGGTCGAGGCCGGGGCGGTCGCTTTCAGCGATGATGGAGCGCCGGTCTACGATTCAGAACTGATGCGTCGGGCGTTCGAATATTGCCTGATGTTCGACAAGCCGATCCTCAACCACGCCGAGGTGCGCGAGCTGACCGTCGGAGGCGTGATGCACGAAGGGCTCGTGTCGCTGCTGCTCGGGCTGCCGGGAATGCCGGCGGCGGCCGAAGACGTGATGGTCGGCCGCGATATTTCGCTGGCCCAGGCCACCGGCGGGCGAATCCACGTCATGCACGTCTCGAGCGCCGGCAGCGTCGAATTGATTCGCCGGGCAAAATCGCGCGGCGTGCGCGTGACGACCGAAGTCTGCCCCCACCATTTCGTGCTTACAGACAAGTCGCTGCGCACGTTCGATTCGAACTTCAAGATGAGCCCGCCACTACGCGATTCGCACGATGTCGACACGTGCATCGCCGGCCTCGCCGACGGAACAATCGATTGCATCGTCACGGATCATGCCCCGCATGCCCGCGAAAAGAAGATGCTCGAGCTCGACAAGGCGCCGTTTGGCATCGTCGGCTTGGAAACGTCGCTGGCACTCGTGGCTACATGGCTGATCGAGCCGGGCCATCTGGATTGGCCCACCGCGCTGGCCAAGATGACGATCAACCCGGCCCGGGTGCTGGGGATCGACAAAGGAACGCTGGCGATCGGCGCCGATGCCGATATCACGGTGATCGATCCCGACGTGCGCTGGACAATCGATCCAGAGCGATTCCGCTCGAAGAGCATCAACACGCCGTTTGCCGGTTGGAATCTCCGCGGCAGGGCCGACACGGTCATCGTCGGCGGCAGAATAAAATTCACTGCGCGCGACGCGGTTTAG
- a CDS encoding SgcJ/EcaC family oxidoreductase, whose amino-acid sequence MPPSATLTRPICIGALCAITAAGIALGQAGGAAEPAGQTQSTQIQSTRPQSTQPQANAATQPSGQLANAEESADETAIRAVVAAFSKDYNAGDAKAIASLFIPEGEIVAEDGTTHQGRDAIEAEFVDIFKEHPKTTIKDDIANIHFLSPTLAVETGTSLVTHDREQPAERERYEAVHVKQNGQWRMATARDLSEEQPSGVDQLQQLHWLIGDWIDESPDSVVHTSYRWSDDHHYILGDFSANFEGKMAIKGTQRFGWDPLAKTIRSWSFDSEGGFVDGTWTHEGNQWIIKTAGVTSDGKAASSTNYLTHLHKHRMTWESRDRLVGGEKTPDIGPITIVRQAPAPGVSTSRSSAPKKVPESSTATRTNTIGQ is encoded by the coding sequence ATGCCACCATCGGCCACGCTGACTCGACCCATCTGCATCGGTGCGTTATGTGCGATTACGGCTGCTGGCATCGCGCTCGGCCAGGCCGGAGGTGCCGCGGAGCCGGCTGGGCAAACACAATCGACGCAAATACAATCCACGCGGCCGCAATCGACGCAGCCGCAAGCAAATGCTGCGACCCAACCGTCCGGCCAGTTGGCGAACGCTGAAGAATCCGCGGATGAAACGGCAATTCGCGCAGTCGTCGCAGCATTCAGCAAAGACTATAACGCCGGCGATGCCAAAGCGATCGCCTCGTTGTTTATTCCCGAGGGAGAAATCGTCGCCGAAGACGGAACGACGCACCAAGGCCGCGACGCCATCGAAGCGGAGTTCGTCGACATCTTTAAAGAACATCCGAAGACGACGATCAAAGACGATATCGCGAATATCCATTTTTTGAGTCCCACCTTGGCCGTCGAAACCGGCACGTCGCTGGTTACTCACGATCGTGAACAACCCGCCGAGCGGGAGCGGTATGAAGCGGTTCACGTCAAACAAAATGGCCAATGGCGGATGGCGACCGCTCGCGATTTATCGGAAGAGCAACCCTCCGGCGTCGATCAATTGCAGCAATTGCATTGGCTGATCGGCGACTGGATTGACGAGAGCCCCGACTCGGTGGTCCACACGTCGTATCGCTGGTCGGACGATCATCACTACATCCTCGGCGATTTCTCGGCGAATTTCGAAGGCAAAATGGCGATCAAGGGGACACAGCGCTTCGGCTGGGATCCGCTGGCAAAAACGATCCGCTCTTGGTCCTTTGATTCCGAAGGAGGCTTCGTCGATGGCACGTGGACCCATGAAGGCAACCAGTGGATCATCAAGACTGCCGGCGTTACCAGCGACGGCAAAGCGGCCTCGTCAACCAACTACCTCACGCATCTCCACAAGCACCGCATGACGTGGGAATCTCGCGATCGGCTGGTGGGCGGCGAAAAGACTCCCGACATCGGCCCGATTACGATCGTCCGGCAAGCGCCGGCCCCGGGTGTTTCGACATCTCGATCGTCTGCGCCGAAGAAGGTGCCCGAGAGCAGCACGGCGACGCGGACCAACACCATCGGGCAATAG
- a CDS encoding ABC transporter permease gives MVRDFVIPPSYLAWLPDAVLHYLFVVGLLSVAGLVFAFFVAAVRHGPMRSGDMIYRVMASVWSDLLNFSPRRVFALARLAVQESMRRRVWVALVIFGVVLLFAGWFLNPSSDPNKLSSFDPGKLYINFVLTATTYLVMLLAIFLSAMSLPSDLKNRTIYTIVTKPVRTGEIVLGRILGFAVIGTVLLTAMGAASFVFVNRTLNHTHTLTAADLSDLPPDPGAISSGGKEGYTSIDHNHRHHVVLDANGNGVTDVQQGHYHHVHGEMGKDGRMHYTVGPPEEQLVARVPIYGSLRILNRSGKQGEGINIGKEWTYRKYLDGGTPMAAIWTFTGITPDRFPAGKLPLEMLLRVFRTYKGEIADEKKNNRTLGILGSIELVNPEQPSMKSNAIIFQVKDQVIDKHYIPRKLERNTDRGVTAVDVFDDLTTKDGRLELRLRCLSPSQYIGIAEGDVYLKSSDGSYPLNFVKGYFGIWMQMVLVIGFGVMWSTFLSGPVAILASLGMLIMGFFTENVLALFTAVIEHNYKLVPGGGPVESLMRLVEHWNITMVLDPTVAVQVAQFVDKILMTFMAAVVQVLPNFNDYANVQFVADGFDVPMTRILQQATLGFGFLIALFLAGHIFLRMREVAK, from the coding sequence ATGGTTCGCGATTTCGTCATTCCGCCGTCATATCTGGCTTGGCTGCCCGATGCCGTGCTGCATTATCTTTTCGTGGTCGGGCTGCTTTCGGTGGCGGGGTTGGTGTTCGCGTTCTTCGTGGCCGCGGTGCGGCATGGCCCGATGCGTTCGGGCGACATGATCTATCGCGTTATGGCGTCGGTTTGGTCGGATTTGCTCAATTTTTCGCCGCGGCGGGTATTCGCGCTGGCGCGATTGGCGGTGCAAGAATCGATGCGGCGCCGGGTGTGGGTCGCGCTGGTGATCTTTGGCGTCGTGCTCTTGTTTGCCGGATGGTTTTTGAATCCGTCGTCCGATCCGAACAAGCTCAGTAGCTTCGATCCCGGAAAGCTCTACATTAATTTCGTGCTCACGGCGACGACCTATCTCGTCATGCTACTGGCGATCTTTTTGAGCGCCATGAGTCTGCCAAGCGATTTGAAAAACCGCACGATCTATACGATTGTCACCAAGCCTGTGCGAACCGGCGAAATCGTGCTCGGCCGCATTTTGGGTTTCGCCGTGATTGGAACAGTGCTGCTGACGGCGATGGGCGCGGCCAGCTTTGTGTTTGTGAACCGAACGCTGAACCACACCCACACGCTTACCGCAGCCGATCTGAGCGATCTGCCGCCCGATCCCGGCGCGATCAGCTCCGGCGGCAAAGAAGGCTACACGTCGATTGACCATAATCACCGGCATCACGTCGTGCTCGATGCCAATGGCAACGGCGTGACTGACGTGCAGCAAGGGCATTATCATCATGTCCACGGTGAAATGGGGAAAGATGGCCGGATGCATTACACGGTCGGGCCCCCCGAAGAGCAGCTTGTCGCCCGGGTGCCCATTTATGGCAGCCTGCGAATTCTCAATCGCTCGGGCAAGCAGGGCGAGGGAATCAACATCGGCAAAGAATGGACCTATCGCAAATATCTCGATGGCGGTACGCCGATGGCCGCGATTTGGACCTTCACCGGCATTACGCCCGACCGCTTTCCCGCGGGCAAGCTGCCGCTCGAGATGTTGCTGCGTGTGTTCCGCACCTACAAGGGCGAAATCGCCGACGAAAAGAAAAACAATCGCACCCTCGGCATCCTCGGCAGCATCGAACTGGTGAATCCGGAGCAGCCGAGCATGAAGAGCAACGCGATCATCTTCCAGGTCAAAGACCAGGTGATCGACAAGCACTACATCCCACGCAAGCTCGAGCGCAACACCGATCGCGGTGTGACCGCGGTCGACGTGTTCGACGATCTTACCACCAAAGACGGCCGGCTCGAATTGCGGCTCCGCTGCCTGTCGCCGTCGCAATACATTGGCATCGCCGAGGGCGACGTATATCTGAAATCGAGCGACGGCTCCTATCCGCTGAATTTCGTCAAGGGGTATTTCGGCATCTGGATGCAGATGGTGTTGGTAATCGGATTTGGAGTGATGTGGAGCACCTTTCTGAGCGGGCCGGTGGCGATTCTGGCCTCGCTCGGCATGCTCATCATGGGATTCTTCACTGAGAATGTGCTCGCTCTGTTCACGGCCGTGATCGAGCACAACTATAAGCTCGTTCCCGGCGGCGGACCGGTTGAATCGCTGATGCGGCTCGTCGAACATTGGAATATCACCATGGTCTTAGACCCCACCGTGGCGGTTCAAGTGGCGCAGTTCGTCGACAAGATTTTGATGACGTTCATGGCAGCTGTCGTCCAGGTGCTGCCGAACTTCAACGACTATGCCAACGTGCAATTCGTCGCCGACGGTTTCGACGTGCCGATGACGCGCATCCTGCAACAAGCCACGCTCGGTTTTGGTTTTTTGATCGCCCTCTTCCTCGCCGGACACATTTTCCTCCGCATGCGTGAAGTGGCCAAATAG
- a CDS encoding DUF1559 domain-containing protein produces the protein MSLRSPRKGFTLVELLVVMAIIALLVALLLPAVQSAREAARRAACQNNSHQLALATLNFESAYGYFPPTRTLAWNTSTSKALTGGSWSTLARILPFMEEGAVYKAIDFSQSPGSYTLPNGVVLQTVRIASYICPSEQNDTMAMDTAVTPATPASYPANYAFNLGTWLSYDPVANTGGNGAFFCNAQLTPGAFVDGTSKTLMTAEVKAFQPYVTLAGYTDATMPPAPTPGTTGATPAGVLATLSIPGTSSFRLGPSLQQNTGHDEWGDGRTPQAGFTTTFTPNTAVNYTYTDGNIYDVDFDNQNEGTSNTNPTFGPVTSRSYHIGGVNVSYMDGSVHFVSNLVDLATWQALSTRAGGEIIMNSNLLPVQGESQGE, from the coding sequence ATGTCACTGCGATCGCCTCGGAAAGGTTTCACGCTGGTCGAATTGCTCGTCGTGATGGCGATCATCGCCTTGCTGGTCGCACTGCTATTGCCGGCCGTTCAGTCGGCTCGCGAGGCGGCGCGTCGGGCTGCTTGCCAAAACAACTCGCATCAGTTGGCTTTGGCCACATTGAATTTTGAAAGCGCTTACGGCTATTTCCCTCCGACTCGCACCTTGGCGTGGAACACCTCCACCAGCAAAGCTCTCACGGGCGGCTCCTGGAGCACGCTGGCTCGCATCCTGCCATTCATGGAAGAGGGGGCCGTCTACAAGGCGATCGATTTTTCGCAAAGCCCCGGCAGCTACACGTTGCCAAATGGCGTGGTGCTGCAGACCGTCCGCATCGCCAGCTACATTTGCCCCTCGGAGCAAAACGACACGATGGCTATGGATACTGCGGTCACTCCGGCGACGCCCGCCAGTTATCCGGCCAACTATGCGTTCAACCTCGGCACTTGGCTCAGCTACGATCCAGTTGCCAACACCGGTGGCAACGGCGCGTTCTTCTGCAATGCCCAGCTCACACCCGGCGCTTTCGTCGATGGAACAAGCAAGACTCTCATGACCGCCGAGGTCAAGGCGTTCCAGCCGTATGTCACACTTGCCGGCTATACCGATGCCACCATGCCGCCGGCTCCGACCCCCGGCACAACTGGTGCTACGCCCGCCGGAGTGCTCGCCACCTTGTCGATTCCCGGCACCTCGTCGTTCCGGCTCGGGCCAAGCCTGCAGCAAAACACGGGACACGATGAATGGGGCGACGGCCGTACGCCCCAGGCTGGTTTCACGACCACGTTCACCCCGAACACCGCCGTCAATTACACCTACACCGACGGCAACATCTACGACGTCGACTTCGACAATCAGAACGAGGGAACCTCGAACACGAACCCGACTTTCGGACCAGTCACCTCGCGCAGCTATCACATCGGCGGCGTGAACGTCTCCTACATGGATGGCTCCGTGCATTTCGTTTCGAATCTGGTGGATTTGGCCACTTGGCAAGCACTGTCGACCCGCGCCGGCGGCGAGATTATCATGAATTCGAATCTGCTGCCGGTCCAAGGTGAATCGCAAGGCGAATAG
- a CDS encoding ABC transporter ATP-binding protein gives MATQVAPAVQPPVVGDSNVVVETRNLSKVYRDFWGRQKVRALKPLDLSIQRGEIFGLLGPNGSGKTTTIKLLLGLLFPTTGEALIFGRDATDVSKNERIGFLPEESYLYRFLNAEETLDFYGRLFNMPSAVRRRRTAALIDMVGLNWAKRRQLREYSKGMARRIGLAQALINDPELILLDEPTSGLDPIGTREMKDLILKLKSEGKTIIMCSHLLADVQDVCDRIAILHQGELKELGRVDSLLRMRDLTQIRASGLDDAAKAEIRAVIERHHGTLNSMDNPTTTLEELFLSIVRDSEARPGRRGRIEEDGKA, from the coding sequence ATGGCGACGCAAGTGGCTCCGGCGGTTCAGCCGCCCGTGGTCGGCGACAGTAATGTGGTCGTCGAAACCCGAAACCTGTCGAAGGTTTATCGCGATTTCTGGGGCCGGCAAAAGGTCCGCGCCCTAAAACCCCTCGATCTGAGTATCCAGCGCGGTGAAATCTTCGGACTGCTCGGCCCGAACGGCTCCGGCAAAACCACCACGATCAAATTGCTGCTCGGCCTGCTGTTTCCAACGACGGGCGAGGCCCTGATCTTCGGCCGCGACGCCACCGACGTATCGAAGAACGAGCGGATCGGATTCTTGCCCGAAGAATCGTATCTCTATCGCTTTTTGAATGCCGAGGAGACGCTCGACTTTTACGGCCGGCTATTCAACATGCCCTCGGCCGTTCGCCGCCGCCGTACCGCAGCGCTAATCGACATGGTCGGGCTGAATTGGGCGAAGCGCCGTCAATTGCGCGAGTATTCCAAGGGGATGGCTCGCCGCATCGGGCTGGCCCAAGCGCTGATCAACGACCCGGAACTGATTCTTTTGGATGAGCCGACCAGCGGCCTCGACCCAATCGGCACGCGCGAAATGAAGGATCTGATCCTGAAGCTAAAGAGCGAAGGGAAGACAATCATCATGTGTAGCCACCTGCTGGCCGACGTGCAGGACGTGTGCGATCGGATTGCGATCTTGCACCAGGGAGAGCTGAAAGAACTGGGCCGCGTCGATAGCCTTTTGCGGATGCGCGACTTGACGCAAATCCGCGCCTCCGGGCTAGACGACGCCGCCAAGGCCGAGATTCGCGCCGTCATCGAGCGGCATCACGGCACGCTGAATTCGATGGATAACCCGACCACCACGCTCGAAGAACTGTTCCTGTCGATCGTCCGCGACAGCGAAGCCCGCCCAGGCCGCCGTGGCCGAATTGAAGAGGACGGCAAAGCGTAG
- a CDS encoding folylpolyglutamate synthase/dihydrofolate synthase family protein yields the protein MQFLLGRIDYERSTTAQSPLREFRLDRMHELLGRLGNPQQMYPTIHVAGTKGKGSCAAMTAATLTAAGYRTGLYTSPHLDRLEERIIIDGQYCSPEALVSLVHRVGPIVAALDAVPGIEPDRSSSDHLAPTWFEITTAMALLHFAAEQVDIAVVEVGLGGRLDSTNVVHPLVSIITSISFDHMKQLGSTLGAIAREKAGIIKPGVPVVSGVMNVEAQAAIEEVRFGKDAPIIQLGRDFDYRYQVPRDLDQSESAGTIDFLMPTSGGIVRYADLRLALVGRHQAANAAVSLAAIEQIRACGWQISESAIRRGLAEVHWPARVEIVRRRPAVVVDAAHNVASVASLLQTLDESFSTSAPRILIFATTQDKQVREMLELLLPRFDHVLLTRYTTNPRSVSIDELAALASSIFATPHELCDTPALAWRRACELATDDHLICATGSFFLAAELRGVVRGEGREARGE from the coding sequence ATGCAGTTTCTCCTCGGACGGATCGATTACGAACGGAGCACGACCGCACAATCGCCGCTACGCGAGTTCCGGCTCGACCGCATGCATGAATTGCTCGGCCGGCTTGGAAACCCTCAGCAAATGTATCCGACGATCCACGTGGCCGGCACCAAAGGGAAAGGTTCTTGCGCCGCCATGACGGCGGCGACCCTCACCGCGGCCGGTTATCGCACGGGTCTGTATACGTCGCCCCACCTGGATCGGCTCGAAGAGCGGATCATCATCGACGGCCAGTATTGTTCGCCCGAGGCGCTGGTTTCGCTCGTGCATCGTGTAGGGCCGATCGTCGCGGCGCTTGATGCTGTGCCGGGGATCGAGCCCGACCGGTCGTCGTCGGATCATTTAGCGCCGACATGGTTCGAGATCACGACGGCGATGGCGTTGTTGCATTTCGCGGCCGAACAGGTCGACATCGCGGTGGTTGAAGTCGGCCTGGGGGGGCGGCTCGATTCGACCAATGTCGTCCATCCGCTGGTGTCGATCATCACCAGCATCAGCTTCGACCACATGAAGCAACTTGGTTCTACTCTCGGCGCAATCGCCCGCGAGAAGGCGGGCATCATCAAGCCGGGCGTGCCGGTGGTCAGCGGAGTGATGAACGTCGAAGCGCAAGCCGCGATCGAAGAGGTTCGCTTCGGCAAGGATGCACCGATCATTCAACTCGGCAGAGATTTTGATTATCGCTACCAAGTGCCGCGCGATCTCGACCAAAGCGAGTCGGCTGGCACGATCGATTTTTTGATGCCGACCAGCGGCGGCATTGTCCGCTATGCAGATTTGCGGCTCGCGTTGGTGGGCCGACATCAAGCCGCCAATGCGGCGGTGTCGCTGGCGGCGATCGAGCAGATTCGCGCCTGTGGCTGGCAGATTTCCGAGTCGGCAATTCGCCGGGGGCTCGCGGAAGTGCATTGGCCGGCGCGCGTCGAGATCGTTCGCCGGCGGCCGGCTGTCGTGGTGGATGCGGCTCACAACGTCGCTTCCGTGGCCTCGTTATTACAAACGCTCGACGAGAGCTTTTCGACGTCGGCGCCGCGAATCTTGATCTTTGCCACCACGCAAGACAAACAGGTCCGCGAAATGCTCGAATTATTGCTGCCACGGTTCGATCACGTTTTGCTGACGCGCTACACCACCAATCCGCGTAGCGTTTCGATCGACGAACTGGCAGCTCTGGCATCGTCGATCTTTGCAACGCCGCACGAGCTCTGCGATACGCCCGCGTTGGCTTGGCGCCGCGCATGCGAATTGGCGACCGACGATCATCTGATTTGCGCGACCGGCTCGTTTTTCCTCGCCGCCGAACTGAGAGGGGTGGTTCGGGGCGAGGGACGAGAGGCGAGGGGCGAGTAA